The following is a genomic window from Nitrospirota bacterium.
GGGAGTTATAAAAGATATAGATGGTTCAGTTGCAAAGGTTGAGTTGAGAAACAGGCTTGATGCAGGCGACCCTCTGGAGTATTTAACCCCGGGCCTTGAAGATGAAGTGTTCGCCGCTGATGAAATGAAAACTGCCGGTGGCACGGCGATTATATCAGCAAGAAATGAGGATTTAATTTATATGCAGGTACCACAGGGCGTCAGAATAAATGATCTGATACGGCGGGAAAAGCAATGCAGACCTTGACTGATTAACTTTATTGGCTATAATGTCATATATGACATTTAAGCAATTATACAAGAATCAGGATAAAATCCTAAAAAAGATATTTGACAGGGAAAAGGATGTCTTTCCCGGAGCACGCGTTATCCTTGTGGGTGGTACCGCCCTTTCCAGATGTTACCTGCAGCACAGGGCATCATATGACCTGGACTTCTTTGTAAACACCCGCTTCGATCCTGCTGTGGTCCAGCGCAGGCTCGCCGGCGCCGCCATCGGGCTTCGGATGGCCGAGGTTGTCCATGACCCTATGTTTGCGACAGAGCTTCATGGAGTGGCCGATATCAAGGGCGAACCGCTTCGGATAAGTATTGTCGAGGACATATATGCTGACATGTTTCCAATTACTTCAGTTGGCGGTATTAGAACCGAAGTCATCGAGGGGCTTTATCATCGCAAGATAAGAACCGTCACGGGTTCCGGAGAAGGCGCCATCTCATCAACAGGACGAACTGTACATGCCGGGGCAAGACAGACGGCAAGGGACATCTTTGATTTATATGTATTAAGCAGGGAGATAAAACCTCTCATGGAGTTCGTAAGGGAAATTAATGAGCATGGGGCCGCCGTGCCGGAAGCATTGCTCATAAGCGGGATCAGGAAAATGCCCTGGATTGAATTGATGGATGAATTTGAGATGATCCAGAAGGCCGGCAGGTACGCTGATATAAAGGCCTTTGATATCAAACGCTACTTCGATGAGGTGTTGAGATGACTGACAGGACCATAATTCTCAGATCCGCTTTCTGGAGCGGTCAACTAACCTATAGAAAGTGGAGAGGGATTATCCGCAGAGGGCCGGAGGGACACATGCGGGTCTTTGTCCAGTCGTTTCTTCACCTTCCCATGGACTGGCTGCTTACGGAAATAGGCGACGAGAAGTTCATTTCCATTTGGACGGAGATAAGGGAAGGATTTGACGAAAAGTCACCGTTTGATAAAACGGTCCTTGACGCATGGGATGCTATATGGGGTGTAATGGCTGCAGGAGACTCACAATATCCCGTTAGCAGTGAGGTATCCCGCATGCCCAGGATGCGGCGCAAAGTTCTGAAGACTATAGTCCAAAACCCTGGGATAACCATATACGACGTTGCAAAGAAACTTCAACGTGATTACAGCAGGGTGCTGAAGGATATACAACTTCTTTCTGAAATGGGCGAGATCGAAATAAGGCCGGACCCAAAATCCGTCAGGAAGGCGAAACAACTTCTGCCAACGCGGTCAATAAATTCCGTATTACAACAGGCGTCACGTAAAAACGGCCGTTCTAATTAATCCAGACTCTTGCCTTGCGAAGAACTGAAAGCCCGTCAAAATGCGTATAGGTGTTGAACCTCGCATCCATGCCCCTCTGTACACACAGGCACACAGGCACACAGGCAACGGAACCTCAGTATCTCAGACACCCTGTGCAAGGTTAATCCCGCCGAGCCTCGTGCACTCAAGCGTCATGGCACGGATAAGGTATACTCACTTACCTGGCCACTGCTTGCCCCCCGCCTCCGGTATCCGCATCTTCACTTCAGGCAAGCCCTTCCACCCGACAACCCTGATCCCTTTATGCAGGTAAGAGGCGTCTCCGCCGTAGATCAACATCGGGTTTACCGCCAGATCACCGGATAGAGCCATCCATTTCTCCAAACCTGCAAAAAAATCCCGGGCCACAGTTGCGCCCGACTTTATCTCGACTGGAATCAGCAGCGCCCCCTGTTCGATGATCACGTCCAATTCATTGCCGTTGCTGTCCCGCCAAAAATAGATGCCAGGCCGCTCACCGGAATTGAGGCGCAATTTCATCAACTCTGACACAATAAAGGTCTCGAAGATATTTCCCCGGAGCGGGTGTGTCTCCAGATGTTGCGGCGTCTGAATACCCAGCAGCCAGCAAACAAGGCCTGAATCATAAAAATACAGTTTCA
Proteins encoded in this region:
- a CDS encoding nucleotidyl transferase AbiEii/AbiGii toxin family protein — encoded protein: MTFKQLYKNQDKILKKIFDREKDVFPGARVILVGGTALSRCYLQHRASYDLDFFVNTRFDPAVVQRRLAGAAIGLRMAEVVHDPMFATELHGVADIKGEPLRISIVEDIYADMFPITSVGGIRTEVIEGLYHRKIRTVTGSGEGAISSTGRTVHAGARQTARDIFDLYVLSREIKPLMEFVREINEHGAAVPEALLISGIRKMPWIELMDEFEMIQKAGRYADIKAFDIKRYFDEVLR
- a CDS encoding DUF4143 domain-containing protein: MTHNTARTWISVLEASYVLFLLRPHHANFNKRLVKALKLYFYDSGLVCWLLGIQTPQHLETHPLRGNIFETFIVSELMKLRLNSGERPGIYFWRDSNGNELDVIIEQGALLIPVEIKSGATVARDFFAGLEKWMALSGDLAVNPMLIYGGDASYLHKGIRVVGWKGLPEVKMRIPEAGGKQWPGK